CGAACCGAGAGGGAGACAGCCTTGAGCACCGACACCGAGACGCAGCAGGGCAACGGCGCCGCGACCGGCGATCAGACCCTGACCGTCACGGACAACCGGACGGGCAAGACCTACGAGGTCCCGATCACGGACGGGACCGTGCGGGCGATGGACTTCCGCCAGATGAAGGTCGACGAGGACGACTTCGGCCTCATGACCTACGACCCCGCGTTCACCAACACGGCGTCCACGCGGTCGGCGATCACCTACATCGACGGCGACAAGGGGATCCTCGAGTACCGCGGCTACCCCATCGAGCAGCTGGCCGAGAAGAGCAGCTACCTCGAGGTCGCCTACCTGCTGATCTTCGGCGAGCTGCCGACCCGCGAGCAGCTCGACTGGTGGACGAACCAGATCACCGTGCACACGTTCGTGCACGAGAACATCAAGTCGTTCATGCAGGGCTTCCGGCACGACGCGCACCCGATGGGGATGCTGCTCGGGTCGGTCGGCGCGCTCTCGACGTTCTACCCGGGCGCGAAGGACATCAAGGACCCGGAGTGTCGCCTGATCCAGACGATCCGGCTCCTGGCGAAGATGCCGACCCTCGCGGCGTTCTCCTTCCGCCACATCATGGGCCAGCCGTACGTCTATCCCGACAACGACCTGGCCTACCCCGGCAACTTCCTGTCGATGATGTACAAGATGACGGAGGTCCGCTACGAGCCGGACCCCCGGCTCGAGCGCGCGCTCGACATCCTCTTCATCCTCCACGCCGACCACGAGCAGAACTGCTCGACGAACGCGGTCCGGGCGGTCGGCTCCTCGCAGGTCGACCCGTACTCCGCGGTGGCGGCCGGCATCGCGGCGCTCTACGGGCCGCTGCACGGCGGCGCCAACCAGGCGGTCCTGGAGATGCTCCGCCGGGTCGGCAAGAAGGAGAACATCGCCGACTTCATGCAGGGCGTGAAGGACGGCAACGAGCGCCTGATGGGCTTCGGCCATCGCGTCTACAAGAACTACGACCCGCGGGCGCGGATCATCAAGGCGGCGGCTGAGGACGTCTTCGAGGTCACGGGCAAGAACCCGCTGCTCGAGATCGCGACGGAGATGGAGAAGATCGCGCTGGAGGACGACTACTTCGTCCAGCGCAAGCTCTACCCGAACGTCGACTTCTACTCGGGCCTCATCTACGAGGCGCTCGGCCTGCCGGTCGAGATGTTCACGGTGATGTTCGCCATCCCGCGCACCTCGGGCTGGATCGCCCAGTGGCTCGAGATGGTCACCGACAAGGAGCAGAAGATCGCCCGTCCGCGGCAGATCTACACCGGCGACCGCACGCGCGACTACGTGGACATGGGGTCGCGCTCGGGCGGCGAGATCCCGAGCGGCGCCTAGCGCCCGGGCACATCCGCAGGGCCTGGGACGGGGGTGCGGGGGACCGCACCCCCGTTCTGTGACCGCCATCACCACACGATAGTTGCATTTCAGTACTTTGTGCCTGTGCGGGTCGTCCTCCCCACAGGTCTGCAGCTCCGCGTCCGGCCGATCCGCTCGGCCGACAAGCTCCTCATCGCCGACGGGCTGGCCCGGCTGAGCCCGGAGTCCCAGCACCGGCGCTTCCTCGGCCCCAAGCCGCGGCTGTCCGCCAAGGAGCTGCGCTACCTCACCGAGGTCGACCACGTGGACCACGTCGCGCTCGTCGCCGTGCGCGAGGACCGGCCGGACGTCGTCGTCGGCGTCGGCCGCTGGGTCCGCGACCGCGAGCGCCCCGACCAGGCCGAGATCGCCGTCGTCATCGCCGACGACCTCCACGGCCTGGGCCTCGGCTCGCGGCTGGGCGAGGCGCTGGCCCGCGCCGCCGCCGCGCGCGGCGTTCGCCGGTTCACCGCGACGATGCTCGCCGACAACACCGCCGCGCACCGGCTCATGGCGCGCATCGACGAGGCGCTGGCCCGCGAGCTCGCGACCGCCGACCTACCCCGCGTGGCGCCGGCCTTCTCGCCGCCCGTCGCGGCGTAGCCCTACCCGCCGTAGGCTCGGGCGATCAGCGCCTGGACCCTGACCCTCCGCCGCCGCGGGAAGACCGAGAAGGCGCGCTTCGACGACGCCGGCACGGCCTTCCTCGCCCTGGAACGCCGCCTCGACGAGCTCGCCGCCACCGAGCGCCGCGGCACCGAGAAGGCCTTCGTGCGCGAGGTGGAGCCGGTCCAGCAGGTCGCCGCCCGCGCGGAGCTCACCGGCCCGGACCGCCGCCGCGGCGGCGTCGACCTGCGCGGCGACGGCTCCCGCGAGGCCTTCACCGGCCGCTGGCGCAAGGAGGTCGTCGAGCAGCACCCCGGCGAGGACGCCGTCGCCGCCCTGCGCCGCGCCCTGGCGTGAGAAGCAGGGGCCTGTCCCCTTCTTCGCACGGCATGCCCGCGCCCCGCAGCCCCGCCGCGCGCCCACGCCGCGAAGAAGCCCTGCTCCTGGGCGGTTTCTGAGGCGGTGGACGCGACCCGTGAGAAGCAGGGGACTGTCCCTTTGTCCTCACGCGACGCGGAGGGGGGCGCCGTCGAGGAGGGTCGCCGCGGAGGCGACGTCCGGCGCCGGCAGGCAGAGCGTCGCCGCGCCGCAGCGGGCGCCGAGGGCGCAGGCGTCGGGGAGGGGCAGGCCGGCACCGAGGGCGTAGGTGAGCCCGGCCGCGAAGGTGTCGCCGCACCCGTAGCTGTCGTGCGGCGTCCCGGGCAGCGGTGCGGCGCTCCAGCGGCCGGCGCCGGCGGCGTCGCACAGCCGCGCCTCGGCCAGGTCGTCGCTCGCGCCACCCGGTCGCCAGTGGCCGCCGGCCGCGCCCTCGGTCTGCACGACGGTGCGGGCGAGCGCGGCGAGGGTCTCGTCGACGCGCTCGCCGCCGTCGCTCGCGCTGCCCACGACGACGTCCAGCACGATGCCCGCCTCGACGAGGGCGTCGCGGGCGCGCGGCGTGGCGACGACGACCTTGGCCGCCCGGGCGGCCCGGACCGCCGCCGCGTCGCCGCCGGTGACGTAGACCGCGTCCCACGTCGCCGCGTCGTCCCAGCCGAGGTCGTCCGAGCCCCACGGCACGAGCCGCTCGCGCGCCACGACGATCGAGCGCTCGTGCGCGGCGTCGAGCAGCGTGATCGCGCGGCGCTGGCCCTTGCCCGCGCGCCGCACCGCCCGCACCGTCACCCCGCGCGCCTCGAGGTCGCCGAGGGCGTCGTCGCCGGTGCGGTCGTCGCCCAGCGCGCAGAGGAACGTGCAGGAGCCCGCGAGCGCGGCGAGCTGGAACGCCGCCATCGCCCCGCCGCCCCCGGCGCGACTGCGGATGCCCGACGCGTGGACGATCTCCCCCGGCCGCGGCAGGTGGTCGACCGCGACGACGTCGACCCACTCGACGTGCCCGACGACCGCGACGCGCGGCGGGCGCGCCACGCTCAGAGGACCAGGGTCGCGCCGTGTCGCCGCAGCCATCGCTGCGGCTCGGCGTACCCCGGCAGGTGCGATCCGAGCAGCGACCAGAAGCGCGTGGAGTGGTCGAGCACCACGAGGTGGCACGCCTCGTGCCAGACGACGTAGTCGAGCACCGCCTCGGGGGCGAGCAGCAGCCGCCAGTTGAACGACAGGCCGCCCTTGGACGTGCACGAGCCCCAGCGCGTGCGCTGGTCGCGCACGGTCAGCGACGTGTACGAGACGCCCAGCGCGGCGGTCGCCGC
The DNA window shown above is from Conexibacter sp. SYSU D00693 and carries:
- a CDS encoding citrate synthase; protein product: MSTDTETQQGNGAATGDQTLTVTDNRTGKTYEVPITDGTVRAMDFRQMKVDEDDFGLMTYDPAFTNTASTRSAITYIDGDKGILEYRGYPIEQLAEKSSYLEVAYLLIFGELPTREQLDWWTNQITVHTFVHENIKSFMQGFRHDAHPMGMLLGSVGALSTFYPGAKDIKDPECRLIQTIRLLAKMPTLAAFSFRHIMGQPYVYPDNDLAYPGNFLSMMYKMTEVRYEPDPRLERALDILFILHADHEQNCSTNAVRAVGSSQVDPYSAVAAGIAALYGPLHGGANQAVLEMLRRVGKKENIADFMQGVKDGNERLMGFGHRVYKNYDPRARIIKAAAEDVFEVTGKNPLLEIATEMEKIALEDDYFVQRKLYPNVDFYSGLIYEALGLPVEMFTVMFAIPRTSGWIAQWLEMVTDKEQKIARPRQIYTGDRTRDYVDMGSRSGGEIPSGA
- a CDS encoding GNAT family N-acetyltransferase; protein product: MRVVLPTGLQLRVRPIRSADKLLIADGLARLSPESQHRRFLGPKPRLSAKELRYLTEVDHVDHVALVAVREDRPDVVVGVGRWVRDRERPDQAEIAVVIADDLHGLGLGSRLGEALARAAAARGVRRFTATMLADNTAAHRLMARIDEALARELATADLPRVAPAFSPPVAA
- a CDS encoding PfkB family carbohydrate kinase, with amino-acid sequence MARPPRVAVVGHVEWVDVVAVDHLPRPGEIVHASGIRSRAGGGGAMAAFQLAALAGSCTFLCALGDDRTGDDALGDLEARGVTVRAVRRAGKGQRRAITLLDAAHERSIVVARERLVPWGSDDLGWDDAATWDAVYVTGGDAAAVRAARAAKVVVATPRARDALVEAGIVLDVVVGSASDGGERVDETLAALARTVVQTEGAAGGHWRPGGASDDLAEARLCDAAGAGRWSAAPLPGTPHDSYGCGDTFAAGLTYALGAGLPLPDACALGARCGAATLCLPAPDVASAATLLDGAPLRVA